AGAAGTAGCTGTACCAGTGCCAAAAATATCAAACGTAACTTGGTTGTCCCATTCATTAATACTTTTGCCAAGGGTTGATGTTACAAAAGCTTCGTTCATGCCATCGCTATTTGATGCATTAAAAATATAAGGTTCTGTTGTTTTCCAAGCTGCTCCTTTGGCCAAAGGTGCAAAACATTTTGATGTACCCTTTCCACCGCCGCCGTTATTTTTAGGCCCGCCGGCATGATCAGGTTTAGCATCGTTATTCTTTGGATGTAAAATTGCATACCCTTGAACTACCGTGCCGTCAGCATCTTTTGCCAATCCGAGATCAAAAATGTTTGGCGCAACCTCAACGGCGTGCTCCGGGATAGTCACAGTTGCAACTAATTTATCATTGGGGTTTATAATTTCTGTTGGAATTAAATTGGGTTGGGCAAAAGCAATATTAAATGACCAAGCCAACACTGCTATCCCCGAAGCAGTAGCTAAAATTTTTTTCATATTTATAAATTATAATTATTATGATTTTTGATGCAAGCCCATGATTTCAGCTTGATCAATTATATGTCCCTCCATAGCGCTTTCGGCTATTTGCCTGGCTTCATTTTT
The window above is part of the Candidatus Buchananbacteria bacterium CG10_big_fil_rev_8_21_14_0_10_42_9 genome. Proteins encoded here:
- a CDS encoding peptidase M10A and M12B matrixin and adamalysin — its product is MKKILATASGIAVLAWSFNIAFAQPNLIPTEIINPNDKLVATVTIPEHAVEVAPNIFDLGLAKDADGTVVQGYAILHPKNNDAKPDHAGGPKNNGGGGKGTSKCFAPLAKGAAWKTTEPYIFNASNSDGMNEAFVTSTLGKSINEWDNQVTFDIFGTGTATSSVLVADEFSPDGQNEVYFGSIENSGTIAMTITWGVFSGPPSGRELREWDMVIDDSDFSWGDASVDSSLMDLENILVHELGHALGLGHPDDTCIDESMYRFASEGETKKRDLNVGDIAGVNDLY